In Zingiber officinale cultivar Zhangliang chromosome 8B, Zo_v1.1, whole genome shotgun sequence, a single genomic region encodes these proteins:
- the LOC122014853 gene encoding cyclic dof factor 3-like: protein MQRSGSAGEMEEGRDPAIKLFGATIPVAASAAAATAEEDEVFEAEAEEEEEVSVYVAEGQKDTTKEVTDQESLKDKEISNVSPIAPAEENDSAPNSSSLTNSNDDEEKISLTAEKETANANFEDAENETDCSATKRVLKKPDKILPCPRCNSMDTKFCYYNNYNVNQPRHFCKNCQRYWTAGGTMRNVPVGAGRRKSKNSSSQCRNLVVPSDGLQSAQLDTLQRAIPCLPSNPPQPLVRNGTVLKFGQEVPLCESIASVLKIREQVPNADSGPTCGENREEPSCASAVEVTNVKENRPAKSAADVEQTGTQSFHNGLAPLPHLQCYPGAPWAYPCTPVWNPLVPVDVGRHSSESSCNINSSSIPWSPGGMMAVPPFCAGTLPFPFMPAPFWGFAAWPNGAWNPPMIQSEGCISPSSSTSNSGHSGAVSPTLGKHCRDSSLLSEEKMEKSLWVPKTLRIDDPNEAAKSSIWATLGIKPDMGSIFHSKAENKVRKFDAEQVLHANPAALSRSQSFQETT, encoded by the exons ATGCAGCGATCGGGCAGCGCAGGGGAGATGGAGGAGGGGAGGGATCCGGCTATCAAGCTCTTTGGCGCCACCATCCCGGTGGCGGCTTCCGCCGCCGCTGCGACGGCGGAGGAGGACGAGGTTTTTGAGGCGGAggcggaggaagaggaggaggtctCTGTGTATGTGGCGGAGGGGCAGAAG gatACAACTAAAGAAGTAACCGATCAGGAAAGCCTTAAAGATAAGGAAATCAGCAATGTTTCACCTATTGCACCTGCTGAAGAGAATGACAGTGCACCAAATAGTTCTAGTTTGACTAATAGCAATGACGATGAGGAAAAAATATCCCTTACAGCTGAAAAAGAAACAGCAAATGCTAACTTTGAAGATGCCGAGAATGAGACTGATTGCTCTGCAACCAAAAGGGTCCTCAAAAAGCCTGATAAAATTCTACCGTGTCCTCGATGTAACAGTATGGACACCAAATTCTGCTATTACAACAACTACAATGTCAACCAACCTAGACACTTCTGCAAGAACTGTCAGAGATATTGGACTGCCGGTGGAACAATGAGAAATGTCCCTGTGGGTGCTGGTAGGCGCAAAAGTAAGAATTCTTCTTCGCAATGTCGTAATCTAGTTGTCCCTTCCGATGGATTGCAGTCTGCTCAGTTGGATACTCTTCAGCGAGCTATCCCATGCTTGCCTTCCAACCCTCCGCAACCTCTGGTCAGAAATGGGACCGTCCTTAAATTTGGACAGGAAGTTCCTCTTTGTGAATCCATAGCTTCGGTTCTCAAAATCAGAGAGCAAGTTCCAAATGCTGATTCAGGCCCCACGTGCGGAGAAAATAGGGAAGAACCTTCCTGTGCATCTGCTGTTGAAGTCACCAATGTGAAGGAAAATAGACCTGCTAAAAGTGCAGCAGATGTGGAACAAACTGGAACACAAAGTTTCCATAATGGACTCGCACCTTTGCCTCATTTGCAGTGTTATCCTGGAGCTCCATGGGCTTATCCGTGTACTCCCGTATGGAACCCTCTTGTTCCTGTGGATGTTGGTCGACATTCATCAGAAAGTTCATGCAACATCAATTCAAGTTCAATTCCTTGGAGTCCAGGAGGGATGATGGCAGTTCCTCCTTTTTGTGCAGGAACACTCCCTTTTCCTTTCATGCCTGCTCCCTTTTGGGGCTTTGCTGCCTGGCCCAATGGTGCATGGAACCCGCCAATGATCCAATCCGAGGGCTGCATATCTCCATCATCCTCTACAAGCAATAGCGGCCATTCTGGGGCTGTCTCTCCGACTTTGGGCAAGCATTGCAGAGATTCAAGTTTGCTGAGCGAGGAGAAGATGGAGAAGTCTCTGTGGGTTCCAAAAACACTTAGAATAGACGATCCAAATGAAGCTGCAAAGAGTTCTATATGGGCTACCCTAGGCATCAAGCCTGATATGGGTAGCATCTTCCATTCGAAGGCTGAAAACAAGGTTCGCAAATTTGATGCTGAACAGGTACTACATGCGAATCCTGCCGCACTCTCCCGATCGCAATCCTTCCAAGAAACCACTTGA